One genomic segment of Salminus brasiliensis chromosome 6, fSalBra1.hap2, whole genome shotgun sequence includes these proteins:
- the LOC140557641 gene encoding transcription factor HES-2-like — MTPHAPSTVAMRKEALELRKTLKPLVEKRRRARINDSLHQLKTLILPLVGKEKCRYSKLEKADILEMTVRFLTDIPDTPKKDDKDSYKEGYKACLQRVSALLPHTGLDREAGLRVTEFMQRAMLSASPSCQHCSGHSSPAAPQTQQQQQQQQRLRSLQASVSRGESQSRVGAPISGALVWRPW, encoded by the exons ATGACTCCCCACGCGCCCAGCACTGTCGCCATGAGGAAAGAGGCGCTCGAGCTGAGAAAGACCCTCAAACCGCTGGTAGAGAAGAGAAGGCGAGCGCGAATCAACGACAGCCTGCACCAGCTGAAGACCCTCATTCTCCCCTTGGTGGGAAAAGAG AAATGTCGCTATTCCAAGCTGGAGAAAGCTGATATTCTGGAAATGACCGTCAGATTCCTGACTGATATCCCAGACACTCCGAAAAAAG ATGATAAAGACAGCTACAAAGAAGGCTATAAAGCCTGTCTTCAGCGCGTCTCGGCGCTCCTCCCGCACACCGGCCTGGACCGAGAGGCAGGTCTCCGGGTGACCGAGTTCATGCAGCGGGCGATGCTCTCCGCCAGCCCGTCGTGCCAGCACTGCAGCGGCCACAGCAGCCCCGCGGCCCCGCagacccagcagcagcagcagcagcagcagcgcctCCGCAGCCTCCAGGCTAGCGTCTCCAGAGGCGAAAGTCAGTCGAGAGTCGGCGCACCGATCTCTGGCGCCCTCGTGTGGAGGCCCTGGTAG